The Henckelia pumila isolate YLH828 chromosome 2, ASM3356847v2, whole genome shotgun sequence genome includes a window with the following:
- the LOC140882349 gene encoding uncharacterized protein isoform X4 — MDALQRVETWIRDQRTKVLRVNWPPPWRVAVKWPWTNGRPEQRKKIQQELERSKKQLLDLCRAVKAESLSDLQEILCCMVLSECVYKRPAAEVVRAVNKFKADFGGQLISLEHVQPSSDHVLHRYLLAEAGDTLFASFIGTKQYKDVMADANIFQGAIFHEDAVVDVNGIEAAEPNSQMNNGENASISMESKPKQTKFTPKPAVHRGFMARAKGIPALELYRLAQKKRQKLVLCGHSLGGAVAVLATLAILRIIAVSSKETEKVQVKCITFSQPPVGNAALRDYVNGKGWQHFFKTYCIPEDLVPRILSPAYFHHYNAQNPLSDSGAETSSSVPKSRESLEKQKAEKVKEHEDEELVLGLGPVQTSFWRLSRLVPIEGVRRQLNKYMGRKVEAVERSAVIDSNVTSSIDDIVTPPQSLEIEEGSDGISLRPFPEKNEGLSDEVNNGKSPGKNTGGDKRAWRSIPSLPSYIPFGQLYLLGNSSIESLSSSEYSKLTSVRSVIAEVRERFQSHSMRSYRSRFQRIYELYMNENTFSFLGSEQELQFPHLQKWLGVSVAGTVELGHIVESPIIRAATSLVPLGWNGIPSDKNGDPLKVDISGFGLHLCTLVQARVNGNWCSTTVESFPSPPEYSLHHELQPEMQKIRIRVGAPLRRPPKQQLLGDGLMPAFPSIDPTRVDLNFNQNMSAEMEEKFIHPDGLSDFVVFCTTDFSTVVKEVHVRTRRVRLIGLEGAGKTSLLKSILDQGRTTNNTSLETFNTDVDVREGVAGGLFYSDSAGLNLQEFFQMKLRVCAFAKFWQWVVGNPEFLFSSLLERLNWDIFLFM, encoded by the exons ATGGATGCACTTCAGAGGGTGGAGACATGGATTCGAGATCAGCGGACCAAAGTTTTGAGAGTGAACTGGCCTCCACCTTGGAGGGTGGCGGTGAAGTGGCCGTGGACCAATGGCCGGCCCGAACAGCGAAAGAAGATTCAGCAAGAGTTGGAGCGCAGTAAGAAGCAATTGCTGGATTTGTGCCGCGCTGTTAAAGCGGAGTCGCTTTCAGATTTGCAGGAAATTCTCTGCTGCATGGTCCTCTCGGAGTGTGTTTACAAG AGACCTGCAGCTGAAGTGGTTCGAGCAGTGAATAAATTCAAGGCCGACTTTGGGGGGCAATTAATTTCTTTAGAGCACGTGCAACCATCTTCTGATCACGTTCTTCACAG GTATTTATTAGCTGAGGCAGGGGACACATTATTTGCTTCCTTCATTGGAACCAAGCAGTACAA GGATGTCATGGCTGATGCAAATATATTTCAAGGTGCTATATTCCATGAAGATGCCGTGGTAGATGTAAATGGGATCGAAGCTGCAGAACCTAACAGTCAAATGAATAATGGGGAGAATGCCTCGATTTCTATGGAGTCAAAGCCCAAACAGACAAAATTTACTCCTAAGCCTGCTGTTCACAGG GGATTCATGGCACGTGCTAAAGGAATACCGGCATTGGAGTTATACAGGCTAGCACAGAAGAAAAGACAAAAGCTTGTGTTATGTGGGCATTCACTTGGTGGAGCG GTAGCAGTTTTGGCCACCCTTGCAATTTTGAGGATTATTGCTGTTTCATCAAAAGAAACTGAAAAGGTCCAGGTGAAGTGTATCACATTCTCACAACCCCCAGTTGGAAATGCCGCCCTGCGAGA TTATGTGAATGGAAAAGGGTGGCAGCATTTTTTTAAAACCTATTGTATTCCAGAAGATTTAGTACCTCGAATATTGTCTCCAGCATATTTTCATCACTATAATGCACAAAATCCATTGTCAGACTCTGGTGCTGAAACTTCATCATCCGTGCCAAAGTCTAGGGAAAGTTTGGAGAAGCAGAAGGCAGAAAAAGTGAAGGAACATGAAGATGAGGAGTTGGTTTTAGGTTTAGGTCCTGTCCAAACTTCTTTTTGGAGACTTTCAAGACTTGTTCCGATAGAAGGTGTTAGAAGAcagctaaataaatatatggGGAGAAAAGTTGAGGCAGTTGAGAGATCTGCTGTTATCGATTCCAATGTAACATCATCAATTGACGACATAGTTACTCCCCCACAGTCTCTTGAGATTGAAGAGGGTTCAGATGGCATTTCTCTGCGGCCTTTCCCCGAAAAAAATGAAGGTTTATCCGATGAAGTGAATAATGGGAAATCACCTGGAAAGAATACTGGTGGGGACAAGAGGGCATGGCGCAGTATACCTTCCTTACCTTCATACATTCCTTTTGGGCAA CTGTATCTTTTGGGAAATTCATCTATTGAGTCGCTTTCCAGTTCAGAATACTCAAAACTGACATCG GTCAGATCTGTGATTGCTGAAGTCAGAGAGCGCTTCCAGTCACACTCAATGAGGTCATACAGGTCCCGGTTTCAAAG AATCTATGAACTCTACATGAATGAAAATACATTTTCATTTTTGGGGAGTGAGCAAGAGCTACAATTCCCACATTTACAAAAATGGTTAGGAGTTTCGGTTGCTGGTACAGTTGAACTTGGGCATATTGTGGAATCCCCAATAATTCGTGCTGCTACGTCCTTGGTTCCACTAGGATGGAATGGTATTCCTTCTGACAAGAATGGAGACCCTCTGAAAGTTGATATTTCTGGTTTTGGATTACATCTTTGTACATTGGTTCAAGCCCGAGTGAATGGAAATTG GTGCTCAACAACAGTGGAATCTTTTCCGTCTCCGCCAGAGTACTCTTTGCATCATGAATTGCAACCAGAGATGCAAAAGATTCGAATACGTGTTGGAGCTCCATTGAGACGACCACCTAAACAACAATTATTGGGGGATGGATTGATGCCTGCATTCCCTTCAATTGACCCAACTCGTGTTGATCTAAATTTTAATCAGAATATGTCTGCAGAAATGGAGGAAAAGTTCATCCATCCAGATGGGCTTAgcgattttgttgtattttgtaCTACTGATTTTTCGACTGTTGTCAAAGAGGTTCATGTTAGAACCCGCAGGGTGCGACTAATTGGCCTTGAG GGTGCGGGTAAGACCTCTCTTCTTAAGTCAATCTTGGATCAGGGAAGAACTACAAACAATACTAGTTTAGAAACGTTTAATACAGATGTGGATGTTCGAGAAGGTGTTGCTGGTGGTTTGTTCTATTCAGATTCCGCAGGACTAAATTTGCAG GAGTTCTTTCAAATGAAATTACGAGTTTGTGCTTTTGCCAAGTTTTGGCAGTGGGTGGTTGGAAATCCTGAATTTCTTTTCTCATCCTTGCTTGAAAGGTTAAATTGGGATATCTTTTTATTTATGTGA
- the LOC140882349 gene encoding uncharacterized protein isoform X1: MDALQRVETWIRDQRTKVLRVNWPPPWRVAVKWPWTNGRPEQRKKIQQELERSKKQLLDLCRAVKAESLSDLQEILCCMVLSECVYKRPAAEVVRAVNKFKADFGGQLISLEHVQPSSDHVLHRYLLAEAGDTLFASFIGTKQYKDVMADANIFQGAIFHEDAVVDVNGIEAAEPNSQMNNGENASISMESKPKQTKFTPKPAVHRGFMARAKGIPALELYRLAQKKRQKLVLCGHSLGGAVAVLATLAILRIIAVSSKETEKVQVKCITFSQPPVGNAALRDYVNGKGWQHFFKTYCIPEDLVPRILSPAYFHHYNAQNPLSDSGAETSSSVPKSRESLEKQKAEKVKEHEDEELVLGLGPVQTSFWRLSRLVPIEGVRRQLNKYMGRKVEAVERSAVIDSNVTSSIDDIVTPPQSLEIEEGSDGISLRPFPEKNEGLSDEVNNGKSPGKNTGGDKRAWRSIPSLPSYIPFGQLYLLGNSSIESLSSSEYSKLTSVRSVIAEVRERFQSHSMRSYRSRFQRIYELYMNENTFSFLGSEQELQFPHLQKWLGVSVAGTVELGHIVESPIIRAATSLVPLGWNGIPSDKNGDPLKVDISGFGLHLCTLVQARVNGNWCSTTVESFPSPPEYSLHHELQPEMQKIRIRVGAPLRRPPKQQLLGDGLMPAFPSIDPTRVDLNFNQNMSAEMEEKFIHPDGLSDFVVFCTTDFSTVVKEVHVRTRRVRLIGLEGAGKTSLLKSILDQGRTTNNTSLETFNTDVDVREGVAGGLFYSDSAGLNLQNLNMEASRFRDELWKGIRDLSKKIDLVVLVHNLSHRVPRYGSSASQPPALSVLLDEAKSLGVPWVLAITNKFSVSAHQQKEAINTVVQAYQASPSSTVVINSCPYVMPFAVGASLSWNTVNSDATDGKSGNEKLFFTPLNLVRRPFQKKPAVLPIEGVTALCQIVHQVLHTKEEADFQELARDRIFLEFARERGVSGAADQDALAKSNSLSAAAVGASVGAGVGIILAVVMGAASALRKP, encoded by the exons ATGGATGCACTTCAGAGGGTGGAGACATGGATTCGAGATCAGCGGACCAAAGTTTTGAGAGTGAACTGGCCTCCACCTTGGAGGGTGGCGGTGAAGTGGCCGTGGACCAATGGCCGGCCCGAACAGCGAAAGAAGATTCAGCAAGAGTTGGAGCGCAGTAAGAAGCAATTGCTGGATTTGTGCCGCGCTGTTAAAGCGGAGTCGCTTTCAGATTTGCAGGAAATTCTCTGCTGCATGGTCCTCTCGGAGTGTGTTTACAAG AGACCTGCAGCTGAAGTGGTTCGAGCAGTGAATAAATTCAAGGCCGACTTTGGGGGGCAATTAATTTCTTTAGAGCACGTGCAACCATCTTCTGATCACGTTCTTCACAG GTATTTATTAGCTGAGGCAGGGGACACATTATTTGCTTCCTTCATTGGAACCAAGCAGTACAA GGATGTCATGGCTGATGCAAATATATTTCAAGGTGCTATATTCCATGAAGATGCCGTGGTAGATGTAAATGGGATCGAAGCTGCAGAACCTAACAGTCAAATGAATAATGGGGAGAATGCCTCGATTTCTATGGAGTCAAAGCCCAAACAGACAAAATTTACTCCTAAGCCTGCTGTTCACAGG GGATTCATGGCACGTGCTAAAGGAATACCGGCATTGGAGTTATACAGGCTAGCACAGAAGAAAAGACAAAAGCTTGTGTTATGTGGGCATTCACTTGGTGGAGCG GTAGCAGTTTTGGCCACCCTTGCAATTTTGAGGATTATTGCTGTTTCATCAAAAGAAACTGAAAAGGTCCAGGTGAAGTGTATCACATTCTCACAACCCCCAGTTGGAAATGCCGCCCTGCGAGA TTATGTGAATGGAAAAGGGTGGCAGCATTTTTTTAAAACCTATTGTATTCCAGAAGATTTAGTACCTCGAATATTGTCTCCAGCATATTTTCATCACTATAATGCACAAAATCCATTGTCAGACTCTGGTGCTGAAACTTCATCATCCGTGCCAAAGTCTAGGGAAAGTTTGGAGAAGCAGAAGGCAGAAAAAGTGAAGGAACATGAAGATGAGGAGTTGGTTTTAGGTTTAGGTCCTGTCCAAACTTCTTTTTGGAGACTTTCAAGACTTGTTCCGATAGAAGGTGTTAGAAGAcagctaaataaatatatggGGAGAAAAGTTGAGGCAGTTGAGAGATCTGCTGTTATCGATTCCAATGTAACATCATCAATTGACGACATAGTTACTCCCCCACAGTCTCTTGAGATTGAAGAGGGTTCAGATGGCATTTCTCTGCGGCCTTTCCCCGAAAAAAATGAAGGTTTATCCGATGAAGTGAATAATGGGAAATCACCTGGAAAGAATACTGGTGGGGACAAGAGGGCATGGCGCAGTATACCTTCCTTACCTTCATACATTCCTTTTGGGCAA CTGTATCTTTTGGGAAATTCATCTATTGAGTCGCTTTCCAGTTCAGAATACTCAAAACTGACATCG GTCAGATCTGTGATTGCTGAAGTCAGAGAGCGCTTCCAGTCACACTCAATGAGGTCATACAGGTCCCGGTTTCAAAG AATCTATGAACTCTACATGAATGAAAATACATTTTCATTTTTGGGGAGTGAGCAAGAGCTACAATTCCCACATTTACAAAAATGGTTAGGAGTTTCGGTTGCTGGTACAGTTGAACTTGGGCATATTGTGGAATCCCCAATAATTCGTGCTGCTACGTCCTTGGTTCCACTAGGATGGAATGGTATTCCTTCTGACAAGAATGGAGACCCTCTGAAAGTTGATATTTCTGGTTTTGGATTACATCTTTGTACATTGGTTCAAGCCCGAGTGAATGGAAATTG GTGCTCAACAACAGTGGAATCTTTTCCGTCTCCGCCAGAGTACTCTTTGCATCATGAATTGCAACCAGAGATGCAAAAGATTCGAATACGTGTTGGAGCTCCATTGAGACGACCACCTAAACAACAATTATTGGGGGATGGATTGATGCCTGCATTCCCTTCAATTGACCCAACTCGTGTTGATCTAAATTTTAATCAGAATATGTCTGCAGAAATGGAGGAAAAGTTCATCCATCCAGATGGGCTTAgcgattttgttgtattttgtaCTACTGATTTTTCGACTGTTGTCAAAGAGGTTCATGTTAGAACCCGCAGGGTGCGACTAATTGGCCTTGAG GGTGCGGGTAAGACCTCTCTTCTTAAGTCAATCTTGGATCAGGGAAGAACTACAAACAATACTAGTTTAGAAACGTTTAATACAGATGTGGATGTTCGAGAAGGTGTTGCTGGTGGTTTGTTCTATTCAGATTCCGCAGGACTAAATTTGCAG AATTTGAATATGGAGGCCTCCCGTTTCAGGGATGAATTGTGGAAGGGAATTCGTGACCTGAGTAAGAAAATAGATTTGGTTGTTCTTGTACATAACTTGTCCCACCGAGTGCCTCGATATGGCTCGAGTGCATCACAACCGCCAGCTCTGTCTGTACTCCTAGATGAGGCAAAATCTCTTGGTGTTCCTTGGGTCCTTGCTATAACAAACAAATTTTCTGTTAGTGCACACCAGCAAAAGGAAGCTATTAATACCGTTGTTCAGGCATATCAAGCGTCTCCTAGCTCAACCGTGGTGATCAATTCATGTCCATATGTTATGCCCTTTGCTGTTGGTGCTTCTCTCTCATGGAATACTGTGAATAGCGATGCCACTGATGGGAAATCTGGTAATGAAAAGCTCTTTTTTACTCCGTTAAATCTTGTCCGGAGGCCTTTCCAAAAGAAACCAGCAGTTCTCCCAATAGAAGGTGTTACGGCTCTCTGTCAAATTGTTCATCAAGTGCTCCACACTAAGGAGGAAGCAGATTTTCAG GAGTTAGCTAGAGATCGTATTTTCTTGGAATTCGCAAGGGAGCGTGGAGTTTCTGGCGCTGCAGATCAAGATGCCCTGGCTAAATCCAATTCTTTGTCAGCGGCAGCAGTTGGTGCCTCTGTTGGGGCGGGTGTGGGGATCATATTGGCAGTCGTCATGGGAGCAGCTTCTGCCTTGAGGAAACCCTGA
- the LOC140882349 gene encoding uncharacterized protein isoform X2 yields the protein MNHHGFFSLYLLAEAGDTLFASFIGTKQYKDVMADANIFQGAIFHEDAVVDVNGIEAAEPNSQMNNGENASISMESKPKQTKFTPKPAVHRGFMARAKGIPALELYRLAQKKRQKLVLCGHSLGGAVAVLATLAILRIIAVSSKETEKVQVKCITFSQPPVGNAALRDYVNGKGWQHFFKTYCIPEDLVPRILSPAYFHHYNAQNPLSDSGAETSSSVPKSRESLEKQKAEKVKEHEDEELVLGLGPVQTSFWRLSRLVPIEGVRRQLNKYMGRKVEAVERSAVIDSNVTSSIDDIVTPPQSLEIEEGSDGISLRPFPEKNEGLSDEVNNGKSPGKNTGGDKRAWRSIPSLPSYIPFGQLYLLGNSSIESLSSSEYSKLTSVRSVIAEVRERFQSHSMRSYRSRFQRIYELYMNENTFSFLGSEQELQFPHLQKWLGVSVAGTVELGHIVESPIIRAATSLVPLGWNGIPSDKNGDPLKVDISGFGLHLCTLVQARVNGNWCSTTVESFPSPPEYSLHHELQPEMQKIRIRVGAPLRRPPKQQLLGDGLMPAFPSIDPTRVDLNFNQNMSAEMEEKFIHPDGLSDFVVFCTTDFSTVVKEVHVRTRRVRLIGLEGAGKTSLLKSILDQGRTTNNTSLETFNTDVDVREGVAGGLFYSDSAGLNLQNLNMEASRFRDELWKGIRDLSKKIDLVVLVHNLSHRVPRYGSSASQPPALSVLLDEAKSLGVPWVLAITNKFSVSAHQQKEAINTVVQAYQASPSSTVVINSCPYVMPFAVGASLSWNTVNSDATDGKSGNEKLFFTPLNLVRRPFQKKPAVLPIEGVTALCQIVHQVLHTKEEADFQELARDRIFLEFARERGVSGAADQDALAKSNSLSAAAVGASVGAGVGIILAVVMGAASALRKP from the exons ATGAACCACCATGGGTTTTTTTCCCT GTATTTATTAGCTGAGGCAGGGGACACATTATTTGCTTCCTTCATTGGAACCAAGCAGTACAA GGATGTCATGGCTGATGCAAATATATTTCAAGGTGCTATATTCCATGAAGATGCCGTGGTAGATGTAAATGGGATCGAAGCTGCAGAACCTAACAGTCAAATGAATAATGGGGAGAATGCCTCGATTTCTATGGAGTCAAAGCCCAAACAGACAAAATTTACTCCTAAGCCTGCTGTTCACAGG GGATTCATGGCACGTGCTAAAGGAATACCGGCATTGGAGTTATACAGGCTAGCACAGAAGAAAAGACAAAAGCTTGTGTTATGTGGGCATTCACTTGGTGGAGCG GTAGCAGTTTTGGCCACCCTTGCAATTTTGAGGATTATTGCTGTTTCATCAAAAGAAACTGAAAAGGTCCAGGTGAAGTGTATCACATTCTCACAACCCCCAGTTGGAAATGCCGCCCTGCGAGA TTATGTGAATGGAAAAGGGTGGCAGCATTTTTTTAAAACCTATTGTATTCCAGAAGATTTAGTACCTCGAATATTGTCTCCAGCATATTTTCATCACTATAATGCACAAAATCCATTGTCAGACTCTGGTGCTGAAACTTCATCATCCGTGCCAAAGTCTAGGGAAAGTTTGGAGAAGCAGAAGGCAGAAAAAGTGAAGGAACATGAAGATGAGGAGTTGGTTTTAGGTTTAGGTCCTGTCCAAACTTCTTTTTGGAGACTTTCAAGACTTGTTCCGATAGAAGGTGTTAGAAGAcagctaaataaatatatggGGAGAAAAGTTGAGGCAGTTGAGAGATCTGCTGTTATCGATTCCAATGTAACATCATCAATTGACGACATAGTTACTCCCCCACAGTCTCTTGAGATTGAAGAGGGTTCAGATGGCATTTCTCTGCGGCCTTTCCCCGAAAAAAATGAAGGTTTATCCGATGAAGTGAATAATGGGAAATCACCTGGAAAGAATACTGGTGGGGACAAGAGGGCATGGCGCAGTATACCTTCCTTACCTTCATACATTCCTTTTGGGCAA CTGTATCTTTTGGGAAATTCATCTATTGAGTCGCTTTCCAGTTCAGAATACTCAAAACTGACATCG GTCAGATCTGTGATTGCTGAAGTCAGAGAGCGCTTCCAGTCACACTCAATGAGGTCATACAGGTCCCGGTTTCAAAG AATCTATGAACTCTACATGAATGAAAATACATTTTCATTTTTGGGGAGTGAGCAAGAGCTACAATTCCCACATTTACAAAAATGGTTAGGAGTTTCGGTTGCTGGTACAGTTGAACTTGGGCATATTGTGGAATCCCCAATAATTCGTGCTGCTACGTCCTTGGTTCCACTAGGATGGAATGGTATTCCTTCTGACAAGAATGGAGACCCTCTGAAAGTTGATATTTCTGGTTTTGGATTACATCTTTGTACATTGGTTCAAGCCCGAGTGAATGGAAATTG GTGCTCAACAACAGTGGAATCTTTTCCGTCTCCGCCAGAGTACTCTTTGCATCATGAATTGCAACCAGAGATGCAAAAGATTCGAATACGTGTTGGAGCTCCATTGAGACGACCACCTAAACAACAATTATTGGGGGATGGATTGATGCCTGCATTCCCTTCAATTGACCCAACTCGTGTTGATCTAAATTTTAATCAGAATATGTCTGCAGAAATGGAGGAAAAGTTCATCCATCCAGATGGGCTTAgcgattttgttgtattttgtaCTACTGATTTTTCGACTGTTGTCAAAGAGGTTCATGTTAGAACCCGCAGGGTGCGACTAATTGGCCTTGAG GGTGCGGGTAAGACCTCTCTTCTTAAGTCAATCTTGGATCAGGGAAGAACTACAAACAATACTAGTTTAGAAACGTTTAATACAGATGTGGATGTTCGAGAAGGTGTTGCTGGTGGTTTGTTCTATTCAGATTCCGCAGGACTAAATTTGCAG AATTTGAATATGGAGGCCTCCCGTTTCAGGGATGAATTGTGGAAGGGAATTCGTGACCTGAGTAAGAAAATAGATTTGGTTGTTCTTGTACATAACTTGTCCCACCGAGTGCCTCGATATGGCTCGAGTGCATCACAACCGCCAGCTCTGTCTGTACTCCTAGATGAGGCAAAATCTCTTGGTGTTCCTTGGGTCCTTGCTATAACAAACAAATTTTCTGTTAGTGCACACCAGCAAAAGGAAGCTATTAATACCGTTGTTCAGGCATATCAAGCGTCTCCTAGCTCAACCGTGGTGATCAATTCATGTCCATATGTTATGCCCTTTGCTGTTGGTGCTTCTCTCTCATGGAATACTGTGAATAGCGATGCCACTGATGGGAAATCTGGTAATGAAAAGCTCTTTTTTACTCCGTTAAATCTTGTCCGGAGGCCTTTCCAAAAGAAACCAGCAGTTCTCCCAATAGAAGGTGTTACGGCTCTCTGTCAAATTGTTCATCAAGTGCTCCACACTAAGGAGGAAGCAGATTTTCAG GAGTTAGCTAGAGATCGTATTTTCTTGGAATTCGCAAGGGAGCGTGGAGTTTCTGGCGCTGCAGATCAAGATGCCCTGGCTAAATCCAATTCTTTGTCAGCGGCAGCAGTTGGTGCCTCTGTTGGGGCGGGTGTGGGGATCATATTGGCAGTCGTCATGGGAGCAGCTTCTGCCTTGAGGAAACCCTGA
- the LOC140882349 gene encoding uncharacterized protein isoform X3 translates to MNNGENASISMESKPKQTKFTPKPAVHRGFMARAKGIPALELYRLAQKKRQKLVLCGHSLGGAVAVLATLAILRIIAVSSKETEKVQVKCITFSQPPVGNAALRDYVNGKGWQHFFKTYCIPEDLVPRILSPAYFHHYNAQNPLSDSGAETSSSVPKSRESLEKQKAEKVKEHEDEELVLGLGPVQTSFWRLSRLVPIEGVRRQLNKYMGRKVEAVERSAVIDSNVTSSIDDIVTPPQSLEIEEGSDGISLRPFPEKNEGLSDEVNNGKSPGKNTGGDKRAWRSIPSLPSYIPFGQLYLLGNSSIESLSSSEYSKLTSVRSVIAEVRERFQSHSMRSYRSRFQRIYELYMNENTFSFLGSEQELQFPHLQKWLGVSVAGTVELGHIVESPIIRAATSLVPLGWNGIPSDKNGDPLKVDISGFGLHLCTLVQARVNGNWCSTTVESFPSPPEYSLHHELQPEMQKIRIRVGAPLRRPPKQQLLGDGLMPAFPSIDPTRVDLNFNQNMSAEMEEKFIHPDGLSDFVVFCTTDFSTVVKEVHVRTRRVRLIGLEGAGKTSLLKSILDQGRTTNNTSLETFNTDVDVREGVAGGLFYSDSAGLNLQNLNMEASRFRDELWKGIRDLSKKIDLVVLVHNLSHRVPRYGSSASQPPALSVLLDEAKSLGVPWVLAITNKFSVSAHQQKEAINTVVQAYQASPSSTVVINSCPYVMPFAVGASLSWNTVNSDATDGKSGNEKLFFTPLNLVRRPFQKKPAVLPIEGVTALCQIVHQVLHTKEEADFQELARDRIFLEFARERGVSGAADQDALAKSNSLSAAAVGASVGAGVGIILAVVMGAASALRKP, encoded by the exons ATGAATAATGGGGAGAATGCCTCGATTTCTATGGAGTCAAAGCCCAAACAGACAAAATTTACTCCTAAGCCTGCTGTTCACAGG GGATTCATGGCACGTGCTAAAGGAATACCGGCATTGGAGTTATACAGGCTAGCACAGAAGAAAAGACAAAAGCTTGTGTTATGTGGGCATTCACTTGGTGGAGCG GTAGCAGTTTTGGCCACCCTTGCAATTTTGAGGATTATTGCTGTTTCATCAAAAGAAACTGAAAAGGTCCAGGTGAAGTGTATCACATTCTCACAACCCCCAGTTGGAAATGCCGCCCTGCGAGA TTATGTGAATGGAAAAGGGTGGCAGCATTTTTTTAAAACCTATTGTATTCCAGAAGATTTAGTACCTCGAATATTGTCTCCAGCATATTTTCATCACTATAATGCACAAAATCCATTGTCAGACTCTGGTGCTGAAACTTCATCATCCGTGCCAAAGTCTAGGGAAAGTTTGGAGAAGCAGAAGGCAGAAAAAGTGAAGGAACATGAAGATGAGGAGTTGGTTTTAGGTTTAGGTCCTGTCCAAACTTCTTTTTGGAGACTTTCAAGACTTGTTCCGATAGAAGGTGTTAGAAGAcagctaaataaatatatggGGAGAAAAGTTGAGGCAGTTGAGAGATCTGCTGTTATCGATTCCAATGTAACATCATCAATTGACGACATAGTTACTCCCCCACAGTCTCTTGAGATTGAAGAGGGTTCAGATGGCATTTCTCTGCGGCCTTTCCCCGAAAAAAATGAAGGTTTATCCGATGAAGTGAATAATGGGAAATCACCTGGAAAGAATACTGGTGGGGACAAGAGGGCATGGCGCAGTATACCTTCCTTACCTTCATACATTCCTTTTGGGCAA CTGTATCTTTTGGGAAATTCATCTATTGAGTCGCTTTCCAGTTCAGAATACTCAAAACTGACATCG GTCAGATCTGTGATTGCTGAAGTCAGAGAGCGCTTCCAGTCACACTCAATGAGGTCATACAGGTCCCGGTTTCAAAG AATCTATGAACTCTACATGAATGAAAATACATTTTCATTTTTGGGGAGTGAGCAAGAGCTACAATTCCCACATTTACAAAAATGGTTAGGAGTTTCGGTTGCTGGTACAGTTGAACTTGGGCATATTGTGGAATCCCCAATAATTCGTGCTGCTACGTCCTTGGTTCCACTAGGATGGAATGGTATTCCTTCTGACAAGAATGGAGACCCTCTGAAAGTTGATATTTCTGGTTTTGGATTACATCTTTGTACATTGGTTCAAGCCCGAGTGAATGGAAATTG GTGCTCAACAACAGTGGAATCTTTTCCGTCTCCGCCAGAGTACTCTTTGCATCATGAATTGCAACCAGAGATGCAAAAGATTCGAATACGTGTTGGAGCTCCATTGAGACGACCACCTAAACAACAATTATTGGGGGATGGATTGATGCCTGCATTCCCTTCAATTGACCCAACTCGTGTTGATCTAAATTTTAATCAGAATATGTCTGCAGAAATGGAGGAAAAGTTCATCCATCCAGATGGGCTTAgcgattttgttgtattttgtaCTACTGATTTTTCGACTGTTGTCAAAGAGGTTCATGTTAGAACCCGCAGGGTGCGACTAATTGGCCTTGAG GGTGCGGGTAAGACCTCTCTTCTTAAGTCAATCTTGGATCAGGGAAGAACTACAAACAATACTAGTTTAGAAACGTTTAATACAGATGTGGATGTTCGAGAAGGTGTTGCTGGTGGTTTGTTCTATTCAGATTCCGCAGGACTAAATTTGCAG AATTTGAATATGGAGGCCTCCCGTTTCAGGGATGAATTGTGGAAGGGAATTCGTGACCTGAGTAAGAAAATAGATTTGGTTGTTCTTGTACATAACTTGTCCCACCGAGTGCCTCGATATGGCTCGAGTGCATCACAACCGCCAGCTCTGTCTGTACTCCTAGATGAGGCAAAATCTCTTGGTGTTCCTTGGGTCCTTGCTATAACAAACAAATTTTCTGTTAGTGCACACCAGCAAAAGGAAGCTATTAATACCGTTGTTCAGGCATATCAAGCGTCTCCTAGCTCAACCGTGGTGATCAATTCATGTCCATATGTTATGCCCTTTGCTGTTGGTGCTTCTCTCTCATGGAATACTGTGAATAGCGATGCCACTGATGGGAAATCTGGTAATGAAAAGCTCTTTTTTACTCCGTTAAATCTTGTCCGGAGGCCTTTCCAAAAGAAACCAGCAGTTCTCCCAATAGAAGGTGTTACGGCTCTCTGTCAAATTGTTCATCAAGTGCTCCACACTAAGGAGGAAGCAGATTTTCAG GAGTTAGCTAGAGATCGTATTTTCTTGGAATTCGCAAGGGAGCGTGGAGTTTCTGGCGCTGCAGATCAAGATGCCCTGGCTAAATCCAATTCTTTGTCAGCGGCAGCAGTTGGTGCCTCTGTTGGGGCGGGTGTGGGGATCATATTGGCAGTCGTCATGGGAGCAGCTTCTGCCTTGAGGAAACCCTGA